A window of Costertonia aggregata contains these coding sequences:
- a CDS encoding 3-hydroxyacyl-ACP dehydratase FabZ family protein — MNQQSIIAKLPYSHPFLFVDELHHVNENGAKGNFTFNRELDFFKGHFKENAIVPGVILTECCAQIGLVCLGIYLLNKSNTLIDENSISIAFTSSEMEFHLPVLPDETVTVSSEKEYFRFNKLKCKVKMYNAKNELVCRGNLAGMFKIDTK; from the coding sequence ATGAACCAACAAAGCATCATAGCAAAACTGCCATATTCACATCCTTTTTTATTTGTGGACGAGTTGCATCATGTAAACGAGAACGGAGCAAAAGGTAATTTTACTTTCAACAGGGAATTGGATTTTTTCAAGGGCCATTTTAAGGAGAACGCAATTGTACCCGGTGTGATTTTGACTGAATGCTGTGCGCAGATAGGATTGGTTTGCTTGGGAATATATCTGCTTAATAAAAGTAATACTTTAATAGATGAAAATTCAATTTCAATCGCTTTTACAAGTTCAGAAATGGAATTTCATCTACCTGTTTTGCCCGATGAAACCGTAACGGTAAGTTCCGAAAAAGAATATTTTAGATTCAATAAACTAAAGTGTAAAGTAAAGATGTACAATGCGAAAAATGAGTTGGTCTGCAGGGGTAACTTGGCCGGAATGTTCAAAATCGACACCA
- a CDS encoding enoyl-ACP reductase FabI, protein MDSIISGQEHKSSSITGEEKAALWALILGGSSGLGLATAQKLAKEGYHIIAVHRDRKSDLEHIEKEFKSITLSGVQLKNFNVDATQLEKRKRLIQDIQSFLGDNQKIRVLVHSIAKGNLKPMHSDTDHELNNQDFQITLNAMALSLYDWTRDLVKAKLFAEDTRIISFTSEGNAKAWSNYGAVSAAKATLEAITRNIALEFAPAGIKANCIQAGMTDTKSFRMIPGSATLKKQALERNPNKRLTTPEDVANAVYLLCRDEAKWITGTILKVDGGESLR, encoded by the coding sequence ATGGATAGTATAATAAGTGGACAAGAGCATAAAAGCTCCTCGATTACTGGGGAAGAAAAGGCAGCACTTTGGGCTTTGATTCTAGGAGGCAGTAGCGGTTTAGGGTTGGCGACTGCACAAAAATTGGCCAAAGAAGGGTATCATATTATCGCAGTGCATAGGGATAGAAAATCTGATTTAGAGCATATTGAAAAAGAATTTAAAAGTATTACTTTAAGCGGAGTTCAATTAAAAAACTTTAATGTTGATGCCACTCAGTTGGAAAAAAGAAAAAGATTGATTCAAGACATTCAGTCCTTTCTTGGCGATAATCAAAAAATAAGGGTCTTGGTACACAGTATTGCAAAAGGCAACCTTAAACCGATGCATTCAGATACAGACCATGAGCTGAACAACCAAGATTTTCAAATTACCCTAAATGCAATGGCGTTGAGTCTTTATGATTGGACAAGGGATTTGGTCAAGGCTAAACTTTTTGCAGAAGATACACGTATCATTTCCTTTACCAGTGAAGGCAATGCAAAGGCCTGGAGCAATTATGGGGCCGTTTCCGCCGCAAAGGCAACTTTAGAGGCGATCACACGAAATATTGCGCTGGAATTTGCACCAGCTGGCATTAAAGCAAACTGTATTCAGGCGGGGATGACCGATACAAAATCGTTTAGAATGATTCCGGGGAGTGCTACCCTAAAAAAACAGGCATTGGAGCGCAATCCCAATAAACGGCTAACCACTCCGGAAGATGTGGCCAACGCCGTTTACCTGCTTTGCAGGGACGAGGCCAAATGGATTACCGGCACGATACTAAAGGTTGATGGTGGGGAAAGCCTTCGGTGA
- a CDS encoding type III polyketide synthase, translating to MNDVRIVTVAKVLPEYFRETKDILPLVQLWLSDQEERFQRKVLKIFEGAAVDKRYSIMSPEEVFTATSFEEKNAIYVREVKKMGGSVLQKALKNSGWKAESLDYIITVSCTGIMIPSLDAYLVNDLGLRQDVVRLPVTEMGCAAGVSGLIYASNFLKSNPGKRAAIVAVESPTATFQLNDYSMANMVSAAIFGDGAACVLLSSENKAKGPRIVGEEMYHFKDATHMMGFDLTNTGLKMILDPSVPETIAVHFPNIVHPFLEKYGSNIEKVNNLIFHPGGRKIVQTVEELFGKLGKNIDDTRETLRLYGNMSSATVLYVLERFMQKDLLPGEQGLILSFGPGFSAQRVLLEWDN from the coding sequence ATGAACGATGTAAGGATTGTCACGGTAGCCAAGGTACTGCCGGAATATTTTAGGGAAACCAAGGATATTCTGCCTTTGGTACAACTATGGCTCAGTGATCAAGAGGAACGTTTTCAGCGTAAGGTGCTGAAGATTTTTGAGGGAGCTGCTGTGGACAAGCGTTATAGTATCATGAGTCCCGAAGAAGTATTTACGGCAACTTCATTTGAAGAAAAAAATGCCATTTACGTTCGTGAGGTTAAAAAAATGGGGGGTTCTGTATTGCAGAAAGCCCTAAAAAACAGTGGTTGGAAAGCCGAATCCCTGGATTATATCATTACCGTGAGTTGCACTGGGATCATGATACCCTCGTTGGATGCCTACTTGGTCAACGATTTAGGGTTACGGCAAGATGTAGTACGTTTGCCCGTAACCGAAATGGGTTGTGCCGCAGGGGTCTCGGGACTTATCTACGCCAGTAATTTTTTGAAATCCAATCCAGGGAAAAGGGCTGCGATCGTGGCGGTCGAAAGCCCTACGGCTACATTTCAATTGAACGATTATTCTATGGCAAATATGGTCAGTGCCGCTATTTTTGGGGATGGGGCCGCATGTGTGCTTTTGTCATCAGAAAATAAAGCCAAGGGACCAAGAATAGTTGGGGAAGAAATGTATCATTTTAAAGATGCTACGCATATGATGGGGTTTGATTTGACCAATACGGGCCTAAAAATGATTTTGGACCCCTCGGTACCTGAGACCATAGCGGTACATTTCCCCAATATCGTTCATCCTTTCCTTGAAAAATATGGAAGCAATATCGAAAAGGTCAACAATTTGATTTTTCATCCAGGAGGCCGTAAAATCGTACAGACCGTAGAAGAGCTTTTTGGTAAACTGGGGAAAAATATTGATGATACCCGCGAAACCCTCAGGTTATATGGCAATATGAGCAGTGCCACGGTACTCTATGTCTTGGAGCGGTTTATGCAAAAAGACCTCTTGCCGGGAGAACAGGGACTTATTTTGAGCTTTGGGCCCGGGTTTTCGGCACAACGTGTATTGTTGGAGTGGGACAACTAA
- a CDS encoding methyltransferase domain-containing protein, translated as MLKDLSKRSNAPEILDDFQAGPKNLKSVFDDINRVNKILGGNSITINAVADLMEKNPRTSYVILDMGCGDGAMMRGVAQHCRRHNISASFIGVDLNKDVLEIAKKESMDFPEISFVQQDILKLDPSDYSCDILLSTLTMHHFTNEQLLIFVNKFTQLAKIGVVINDLQRSVWAYYLFKMFSLIFIKTKVAKIDGLISITKGFLKSDLISYAQKIPSVQHHIHWKWAFRYVWVMQPNRLNSI; from the coding sequence ATGCTAAAAGATTTATCAAAAAGAAGTAATGCCCCGGAAATATTGGATGATTTTCAGGCAGGCCCTAAAAATCTGAAATCGGTTTTTGACGACATCAATAGGGTGAACAAGATACTTGGTGGCAATTCCATTACCATCAACGCAGTGGCCGATTTGATGGAAAAAAACCCAAGAACATCTTACGTTATTCTAGATATGGGCTGTGGTGATGGAGCAATGATGCGGGGTGTCGCGCAACATTGTAGAAGGCATAATATTTCGGCATCGTTTATAGGGGTAGATTTGAATAAAGACGTGCTGGAAATAGCAAAAAAAGAATCCATGGATTTTCCCGAAATCAGCTTTGTTCAGCAAGACATATTAAAGCTTGACCCATCTGATTATTCGTGCGACATTCTTCTCAGCACCCTTACCATGCATCATTTTACCAATGAACAGCTTTTGATATTCGTTAATAAATTTACGCAATTGGCCAAAATCGGTGTGGTAATCAATGATTTACAAAGAAGTGTATGGGCTTATTATCTTTTTAAGATGTTTAGCCTTATTTTTATAAAAACAAAAGTTGCTAAAATCGATGGCTTAATATCCATAACCAAAGGGTTTCTTAAGTCAGACCTTATATCTTATGCCCAAAAAATACCATCGGTACAACACCATATACACTGGAAATGGGCCTTTAGGTATGTGTGGGTCATGCAACCAAATCGATTGAATTCCATATGA
- a CDS encoding NAD(P)/FAD-dependent oxidoreductase yields MNKTGVIIIGGGLAGLTAAIHLAKQNVPVTLFEKEVYPHHKVCGEYVSNEIVPYLNSLDIYLENAVPIDTMQLTTLSGKSLETKLPLGGLGISRYAFDNLLYEKAVELNVVFVFEAVNRVVFSNERFEVTTANHKVYAPFAIGCYGKRSVLDKKLNREFIGEKSEWLGVKAHYTYDNFPDHLVALHNFRGGYGGLSKTETGVVNFCYLTNYESFKQEKGIESFNDNVVAQNPYLSDFLKNATPIFDKPLTIAQISFHQKPPVEDHMLMCGDSAGLIHPLCGNGMAMAIHSAKIASELIVKHRKFPKLNRSVLEKTYAEQWQNNFGSRLRAGRKLQSVLLNDNLTRMGLRIVTKSPTLLRNIIKRTHGKPITC; encoded by the coding sequence GTGAATAAGACAGGTGTTATTATAATCGGTGGCGGATTGGCGGGGCTTACTGCAGCTATACACCTAGCAAAGCAAAATGTACCGGTAACCCTCTTTGAAAAGGAAGTTTATCCGCATCATAAGGTATGTGGGGAGTACGTATCCAACGAGATTGTTCCCTATTTGAACAGTTTGGATATTTATTTGGAAAATGCCGTACCGATTGATACCATGCAATTAACAACTCTATCCGGCAAATCCCTGGAAACCAAACTTCCCTTGGGCGGTTTGGGCATAAGCAGATATGCTTTTGACAACTTGTTGTATGAAAAAGCTGTTGAACTGAATGTTGTATTTGTTTTTGAAGCTGTGAACCGTGTAGTTTTTTCGAACGAGAGGTTTGAGGTGACTACGGCTAATCATAAAGTATACGCTCCTTTCGCGATAGGCTGCTACGGTAAAAGATCGGTATTGGATAAAAAACTAAATCGAGAATTTATAGGTGAAAAATCGGAATGGTTGGGTGTAAAGGCACATTATACCTATGACAATTTTCCCGACCATTTGGTGGCACTACATAATTTTAGGGGTGGTTATGGCGGATTGTCCAAAACGGAAACTGGCGTAGTTAATTTTTGTTATCTAACTAATTATGAAAGTTTTAAACAAGAAAAAGGTATTGAAAGCTTTAACGACAACGTAGTCGCCCAAAATCCGTATTTATCGGATTTTTTAAAAAATGCCACGCCAATTTTTGACAAACCCTTAACGATAGCACAAATATCTTTTCATCAAAAACCGCCCGTTGAAGACCATATGCTAATGTGTGGTGATAGTGCCGGTCTTATTCATCCTTTGTGCGGTAACGGTATGGCCATGGCGATACATAGTGCCAAAATAGCATCCGAATTGATCGTGAAACATAGAAAGTTCCCTAAGCTGAACAGAAGTGTGTTGGAAAAAACTTATGCCGAACAATGGCAAAACAATTTTGGTTCACGACTTCGTGCGGGAAGAAAATTACAATCGGTTTTATTGAATGATAATCTTACCCGTATGGGACTTCGTATCGTGACCAAATCCCCGACACTACTTCGAAATATCATAAAAAGAACCCATGGAAAACCCATAACATGCTAA
- a CDS encoding OmpA family protein, giving the protein MKKIIVKGLSVIVIASVAMGCNAVKNANNKQKGAVIGGTSGAAIGGVIGNNVGKGNTVLGAIIGGVVGGVAGGYIGNRMDKQAERIEEEIPGAEVTRVGEGINVTFNEDAGVYFDTNKSAVRGTSANTLDKLAGILKEYSKSNILVEGHTDSAGPEDYNMNLSKQRAQSVTDYLTAQGIAASRFTTKWYGETQPKGDNSTSEGKATNRRVELAIIANDALKQEAMQQTKG; this is encoded by the coding sequence ATGAAAAAAATAATAGTAAAAGGTTTATCAGTAATAGTGATTGCATCGGTGGCCATGGGTTGTAACGCCGTTAAAAATGCCAATAACAAACAAAAAGGCGCGGTCATTGGTGGTACCAGCGGTGCTGCCATTGGAGGCGTAATCGGCAATAATGTCGGAAAAGGAAATACGGTCTTGGGTGCCATTATAGGTGGCGTTGTGGGCGGTGTTGCCGGTGGATATATTGGAAACCGAATGGATAAACAGGCCGAACGCATAGAGGAAGAGATTCCAGGCGCCGAAGTTACCCGAGTGGGGGAAGGCATAAATGTTACTTTTAACGAAGATGCAGGCGTGTATTTTGATACCAATAAATCAGCCGTTAGAGGAACTTCAGCCAATACGTTGGACAAACTCGCGGGAATTCTGAAGGAATATTCAAAATCCAATATTTTGGTAGAAGGGCATACGGATAGTGCCGGACCCGAAGATTATAATATGAACCTTTCAAAACAGCGTGCACAATCGGTAACGGATTATTTGACTGCACAAGGTATTGCCGCTTCCCGTTTTACTACCAAATGGTATGGGGAAACCCAGCCCAAAGGAGACAATTCAACATCGGAAGGCAAAGCCACCAACAGAAGGGTAGAATTGGCGATTATCGCCAATGATGCACTCAAACAAGAGGCCATGCAACAAACAAAAGGATAA
- a CDS encoding lipocalin-like domain-containing protein yields MKKFLMLLGATVFFIISCSAPKEARQKRNLISGTWSLDNISYEGTEGLFKSVLFNDAQAICFEGSDWFFRDNNSTGRYTLTAGSLCSGGDRFIRWSVVNNQLQFKFIDEKRKDISGGLGYRLNIADLTAQNMVLKSTVSDNGSPVTVVYNFSKK; encoded by the coding sequence ATGAAGAAATTTTTAATGTTGCTTGGCGCAACGGTCTTTTTTATCATATCCTGTTCCGCGCCCAAAGAAGCACGACAAAAACGAAACCTGATCAGTGGTACTTGGTCGTTGGACAATATTTCGTACGAAGGCACTGAAGGGTTGTTCAAAAGTGTACTTTTTAATGATGCACAGGCCATATGCTTTGAAGGTAGTGATTGGTTTTTTCGTGACAATAATAGCACGGGGAGATATACATTAACCGCAGGCAGTCTATGCAGTGGCGGAGACCGATTCATCCGTTGGTCCGTTGTCAATAATCAACTTCAATTCAAATTCATAGATGAAAAGCGAAAGGACATTTCCGGTGGATTGGGGTACAGATTGAACATAGCCGATCTTACTGCTCAAAACATGGTGCTTAAATCCACGGTAAGCGATAATGGAAGTCCAGTAACGGTAGTATATAATTTCAGTAAAAAATAG
- a CDS encoding alpha-ketoacid dehydrogenase subunit alpha/beta yields the protein MNYPSKGIGVELLIKLYKDMLKPRMIEEKMLILLRQGKISKWFSGIGQEAISVGIANAMKNDEYILPMHRNLGVFTTREVPLYRLFAQWQGKASGFTKGRDRSFHFGTQEHKLIGMISHLGPQLGVADGIALANVLRKQKHVTAVFTGEGATSEGDFHEALNVAAVWDLPVLFCIENNGYGLSTPTSEQFKCKNLADKGVGYGMEAHKLDGNNILEVFTKVDKLCKELRANPRPVLLEFDTFRMRGHEEASGTKYVPNQLLEEWAKKDPISNYESFLVSEGHLDEIKIKEITSEIQSEIDENLQLAFEEKAIELDESKELNDVYSSFDYQEVEHGSAIKNIRLVDAISEGLKQSMKKHDNLVIMGQDVADYGGVFKITEGFIDAFGKERVRNTPICESAIVSTAMGLSINGMKAVVEMQFADFVSSGFNPIVNYLAKVNYRWGENADVVIRMPCGAGVGAGPFHSQTNEAWFTKTPGLKVVYPAFPYDAKGLLTTAINDPNPVLFFEHKALYRSSYQDVPVDYYTLPLGKASVLKQGKQVTVVSYGAGVHWALETLEDSPQIKADLIDLRTLQPLDIETVYQSVKKTGKLIILQEDSLFGGVASDISALVMENCFEHLDAPVRRVASLETPIPFAKNLENNYLPKARFKAVLDELLAY from the coding sequence ATGAATTACCCCAGCAAAGGTATCGGTGTCGAATTACTCATAAAACTTTATAAAGACATGCTAAAACCTCGCATGATCGAGGAAAAGATGTTGATTTTATTGCGACAGGGGAAAATTTCCAAATGGTTTAGCGGTATTGGGCAAGAAGCAATCTCAGTCGGTATTGCAAACGCCATGAAAAATGATGAGTATATTTTGCCCATGCACAGGAATTTAGGTGTCTTCACCACTAGGGAGGTTCCTTTGTACCGTTTATTTGCACAATGGCAAGGCAAGGCCAGTGGTTTTACCAAGGGGCGTGACCGTAGCTTCCATTTTGGCACACAAGAGCATAAACTCATAGGCATGATTTCCCATTTGGGCCCACAGCTAGGCGTAGCGGATGGTATTGCGTTGGCCAATGTGCTGAGAAAGCAAAAACACGTAACCGCAGTGTTTACCGGTGAGGGGGCTACAAGTGAGGGCGATTTTCATGAAGCGCTGAACGTTGCCGCCGTTTGGGATTTGCCCGTATTGTTTTGTATTGAAAATAATGGCTATGGGTTATCTACACCTACTTCCGAACAGTTCAAGTGTAAGAATCTGGCCGATAAAGGTGTAGGCTATGGTATGGAAGCCCATAAATTGGACGGGAACAATATTCTGGAGGTTTTTACCAAAGTAGATAAACTGTGTAAGGAATTGAGAGCGAATCCCAGACCCGTACTGCTGGAATTCGACACTTTTCGCATGCGGGGACATGAGGAGGCCAGTGGTACAAAATACGTTCCTAACCAATTGCTGGAGGAATGGGCGAAAAAAGACCCGATTTCCAATTACGAATCTTTCTTGGTTTCCGAAGGGCACTTGGACGAAATAAAAATCAAGGAAATCACATCTGAAATACAATCGGAAATTGATGAAAACCTACAATTGGCTTTTGAAGAGAAGGCTATTGAACTAGATGAAAGCAAAGAACTAAATGATGTATATTCAAGTTTTGACTATCAAGAAGTTGAACATGGTTCAGCGATAAAAAATATACGCTTGGTCGATGCCATTTCCGAGGGCTTAAAACAATCCATGAAAAAGCACGATAACCTTGTCATCATGGGGCAAGATGTAGCGGATTATGGCGGGGTCTTCAAAATAACGGAAGGGTTTATAGATGCTTTTGGCAAAGAGAGGGTACGCAATACGCCTATTTGTGAATCGGCCATAGTTTCAACGGCCATGGGCCTATCAATAAACGGAATGAAAGCCGTTGTGGAGATGCAGTTTGCCGATTTTGTCAGCAGTGGTTTTAATCCCATTGTAAATTATTTGGCAAAAGTAAATTACCGATGGGGTGAAAATGCCGATGTAGTCATACGCATGCCATGCGGGGCAGGAGTAGGGGCGGGACCGTTTCATTCCCAGACCAATGAGGCATGGTTTACAAAAACTCCAGGCTTAAAAGTAGTTTACCCTGCTTTTCCCTACGATGCAAAGGGGCTTTTGACCACCGCGATAAATGACCCGAACCCTGTATTGTTTTTTGAGCATAAGGCATTATATCGTAGTAGTTATCAAGACGTACCCGTAGATTACTACACCTTACCTTTGGGCAAGGCAAGCGTTTTAAAACAGGGAAAGCAAGTTACCGTGGTGTCCTATGGTGCAGGTGTGCACTGGGCCTTGGAAACATTGGAAGACTCCCCACAAATAAAAGCCGATTTAATTGATCTACGAACTCTGCAACCTCTGGATATTGAAACGGTATACCAATCGGTAAAGAAAACGGGGAAGCTGATCATTCTGCAAGAGGATAGCCTTTTCGGAGGGGTTGCCAGTGACATTTCAGCTTTGGTCATGGAAAATTGCTTTGAGCATTTGGATGCACCTGTAAGGCGTGTCGCAAGTTTGGAAACCCCTATTCCGTTTGCCAAGAACTTGGAGAACAATTATTTGCCCAAGGCACGTTTTAAAGCTGTTCTCGATGAACTTTTGGCGTACTAG
- a CDS encoding isopenicillin N synthase family dioxygenase → MGNIPSVDLKDFTSGDHARKQKFIHEIGNAFENIGFVALSGHFLSDALVEDLYEEIKKFFDLPQDIKDAYEIEGIGGQRGYTSFGKEHAKGRKEGDLKEFWHFGQYVDDNPTLEAEYPENVWVKELPKFNTVGKETYQMLEKTAKYVLRALALHLKLDENYFDEFIKNGNSILRPIHYPPITSEPKNAVRAAAHGDINLITLLMGAHGKGLQVKNHDDEWVDAIARTDQLMINVGDMLSRLTNNKLKSTIHQVVNPPKALWGTSRYSIPFFMHPISEMPLNCLENCIDDTHPKLFEDITAGEFLHERLIELGLIKK, encoded by the coding sequence ATGGGCAATATTCCAAGTGTTGATTTAAAGGATTTTACCTCTGGCGATCATGCTAGAAAGCAAAAATTCATTCACGAAATAGGGAATGCTTTTGAAAATATAGGGTTCGTAGCCTTGAGCGGCCATTTTTTATCCGATGCCTTGGTAGAAGACCTGTATGAAGAGATTAAAAAGTTTTTTGATTTGCCGCAAGACATAAAGGATGCTTATGAAATTGAGGGCATTGGTGGACAACGGGGATATACATCTTTTGGGAAAGAGCATGCCAAAGGCAGAAAAGAAGGAGATTTAAAAGAATTTTGGCATTTTGGACAATATGTTGATGACAATCCTACGTTAGAGGCGGAGTATCCAGAGAATGTTTGGGTAAAGGAACTTCCAAAGTTCAATACGGTTGGTAAGGAAACTTACCAAATGCTGGAAAAAACGGCCAAATATGTACTTCGTGCCCTTGCATTACATTTAAAATTGGACGAAAACTATTTTGATGAATTCATCAAAAACGGGAATTCTATCTTACGACCCATACATTATCCGCCTATCACTTCAGAACCAAAAAATGCGGTTCGAGCGGCAGCGCATGGCGATATTAACTTGATTACCCTGCTTATGGGGGCCCATGGCAAGGGATTACAAGTTAAAAATCATGATGATGAATGGGTCGATGCCATTGCCCGTACAGATCAATTGATGATCAATGTCGGGGACATGCTTTCCAGGCTTACCAATAACAAATTGAAATCTACCATACACCAAGTGGTAAATCCGCCCAAAGCGTTATGGGGCACCTCCCGATATTCCATTCCCTTTTTTATGCATCCCATTAGCGAAATGCCGCTGAACTGTCTTGAAAATTGTATTGATGATACCCACCCCAAGCTATTTGAAGATATTACTGCAGGTGAGTTTTTACATGAACGGTTGATTGAACTAGGATTGATAAAAAAATAA
- a CDS encoding translation initiation factor: MDLKDQLKNLFPEHIPSEPEKKAPEPEIWLQDEPIICKYEKRKGKPITILEGYTGADSDFKKLAKELKTKLSVGGSFKDDKIIIQGDYRDRIMELLRDKGFKVKRVCG; the protein is encoded by the coding sequence ATGGACCTAAAAGATCAACTCAAGAATCTATTTCCGGAACATATTCCTTCGGAACCAGAAAAAAAAGCGCCAGAACCCGAGATTTGGCTTCAAGACGAGCCTATTATATGTAAATATGAAAAGCGAAAAGGTAAGCCTATCACTATCTTGGAAGGTTACACGGGTGCAGATTCCGATTTTAAAAAATTGGCAAAGGAACTTAAGACCAAATTAAGTGTTGGCGGCAGTTTTAAGGACGATAAAATCATCATACAAGGCGATTACAGGGATAGAATTATGGAGCTGTTGAGAGACAAAGGTTTTAAAGTAAAACGTGTTTGTGGTTAA
- a CDS encoding DUF1835 domain-containing protein, translating to MSSLLHITNGDSFTQRLEGLKLKGDIITWREMLCEGKTETNVGSESFWKTRFEFLSKNYKVTKSWFVEKTLKEYRSLCNHKQQDQIVLWFEYDLFCQINMLAVLSWLKTHRKYAEISLVCSGKEDKTDKMYGLNDLSDDQLLNLYENKTVLTQDDVEYADYVWQLYCSDNPIRLENLTDYENYNFKYLSASIHIHLQRFPSIKNGLNAMENNILNLSVSEKPKNKKALLGIILKNQGLLGFGDTQYERTISRLKPLYSTFNPVRLTKKGKEILEAKTSYYSYIRENDVYLGGALKYNFLYNTNSDRILKL from the coding sequence ATGAGTTCCCTTCTACATATTACCAATGGCGATAGTTTTACCCAAAGACTCGAAGGTTTAAAACTTAAAGGCGACATTATCACATGGCGCGAAATGCTCTGTGAGGGCAAAACGGAAACTAACGTTGGTAGCGAATCCTTTTGGAAGACACGTTTTGAATTTTTATCAAAAAACTACAAGGTTACCAAATCGTGGTTTGTAGAAAAAACACTTAAAGAATACCGCTCTCTGTGTAATCACAAACAGCAAGACCAAATCGTTTTATGGTTTGAATACGATTTATTCTGCCAAATAAATATGCTAGCCGTATTAAGCTGGCTGAAAACGCATCGAAAATATGCCGAAATATCTTTGGTCTGTAGTGGTAAAGAAGACAAAACGGACAAAATGTACGGGCTCAATGATCTATCGGATGATCAATTATTGAATCTCTACGAAAATAAAACAGTGTTGACTCAGGACGATGTTGAATATGCAGATTATGTTTGGCAGCTGTATTGTAGCGACAACCCCATACGGTTAGAGAATTTGACCGATTATGAAAATTATAATTTTAAATATCTTTCGGCTAGTATACATATTCATCTACAAAGATTTCCTTCCATCAAAAATGGCCTTAATGCCATGGAAAACAATATTTTAAATCTTTCTGTGTCCGAAAAACCAAAAAATAAAAAGGCTTTGCTGGGCATAATTCTCAAGAATCAAGGACTTTTAGGTTTTGGAGATACACAATATGAGCGTACCATCTCTAGATTAAAACCTTTATACTCTACCTTCAACCCTGTGCGTTTGACCAAAAAGGGAAAAGAGATATTGGAAGCAAAAACCAGCTATTACTCCTACATACGGGAAAATGATGTGTATTTGGGCGGCGCTCTTAAGTACAATTTTCTCTACAACACGAATTCTGACCGAATTCTAAAACTTTAG
- a CDS encoding nucleoside phosphorylase has translation MSLSPSELILNADNSIYHLNLVPQDIAETIITVGDPDRVGHVSKYFDTVDIKKEKREFITHTGKLKGKRITVISTGIGTDNIDIVLNELDALVNIDFESRTVKPQKTTLDIFRIGTSGAIQPNIPVDSFLISEYAIGFDNLLHFYESEHIQFPEMQLAFIDHTDWSVYKSIPYIVEGSRDLMLDFDNDVFQLGFTATNVGFYGPQGRKLRLRTQDATLNPKMASFEYQGLKITNLEMETSGIYGLSQLLGHRALSLNCILANRGTGEFSENPEKAIDELIKQTLSIIIK, from the coding sequence ATGAGTTTAAGCCCTTCCGAGCTTATCTTAAATGCGGACAACAGCATTTACCACCTCAATTTAGTACCCCAAGATATAGCAGAAACCATAATTACCGTCGGGGATCCCGATAGGGTCGGGCATGTTTCTAAATATTTTGATACCGTAGACATTAAAAAGGAGAAACGGGAATTCATAACCCATACCGGAAAATTAAAGGGGAAGCGAATCACCGTTATATCCACAGGCATTGGTACCGATAATATTGACATTGTCCTTAATGAATTGGATGCCTTAGTGAATATCGATTTTGAGAGTAGAACCGTTAAACCTCAAAAAACCACCTTGGATATTTTTCGCATAGGTACATCGGGAGCCATTCAACCTAATATTCCTGTAGATTCTTTTTTGATTAGCGAGTATGCCATTGGTTTTGATAACCTGCTTCATTTTTATGAAAGCGAGCATATTCAATTTCCTGAAATGCAATTGGCTTTTATAGACCATACGGATTGGTCCGTTTATAAATCCATTCCCTATATCGTAGAGGGCAGTAGGGATTTAATGCTCGATTTTGACAATGATGTTTTTCAACTAGGGTTTACAGCCACCAATGTAGGTTTTTATGGCCCTCAGGGCAGAAAATTACGTTTGCGTACACAAGATGCTACATTAAATCCGAAAATGGCATCCTTTGAATACCAAGGGTTGAAAATCACCAATCTAGAGATGGAAACTTCTGGTATTTATGGTCTTTCCCAACTTTTAGGACACCGTGCACTTTCCCTAAACTGTATTTTGGCCAACAGGGGCACGGGGGAATTTTCTGAAAATCCGGAAAAGGCCATTGATGAACTGATCAAGCAGACCTTATCCATAATTATCAAATGA